From Homalodisca vitripennis isolate AUS2020 chromosome 1, UT_GWSS_2.1, whole genome shotgun sequence, the proteins below share one genomic window:
- the LOC124352667 gene encoding serine/threonine-protein kinase RIO2, whose translation MGKLNVTMLRYLTKEDFRVLTAIEMGMKNHELVPGALIASIANLRHGGVHKLLKELSKHRLVSYERGKHYDGYRLTNAGYDYLALKTLTSRGAVASFGNQIGVGKESNIYVVANEDGEALCLKLHRLGRTCFRNLKEKRDYHAHRNKAGWLYLSRISAAKEFAYMTALHNRDFPVPRPIECNRHCVLMELVQGEPLCRISEVSDVEALYDSLMNLIVQLGSYGVIHGDFNEFNIMVTEDGKPVVIDFPQMTSTCHTNARMFFERDVNCIRDFFKRRFGYESSLHPTFDDISREDILDAEVNASGFTRQMEKDLLAEIGLGEDDDDGEVENEDVCNREVGKEDIQFLREEVEKCLLDDEKPKPDVVEQREYQQSQPEDHGNSSVEEGSDTETEIHSVRSVSTTSTIPPHVIQDRVKKALVKRRQAEARRRCVAKGEASAVTRKRRENQHTIKDSSGIWGWE comes from the exons ATAGAAATGGGAATGAAAAACCACGAACTGGTTCCGGGAGCTTTAATTGCATCTATAGCAAATCTACGCCATGGTGGAGTCCATAAGCTTCTTAAGGAACTGAGCAAACATCGGTTGGTCAGCTATGAAAGAGGGAAGCACT ATGATGGCTATCGCTTAACGAATGCAGGCTATGACTACTTGGCTCTTAAAACATTGACCTCTCGTGGAGCTGTGGCTTCTTTTGGAAACCAAATTGGAGTCGGAAAGGAATCCAATATCTATGTTGTGGCTAATGAGGATGGCGAAGCACTTTGCTTGAAGCTCCACAG GTTGGGCCGTACTTGTTTCCGGAACTTAAAAGAGAAGAGGGACTACCACGCTCACAGAAACAAGGCAGGATGGCTGTACTTGTCTCGAATATCGGCTGCGAAGGAGTTTGCGTACATGACGGCCCTTCACAACAGAGACTTTCCTGTACCCAGACCGATTGAGTGCAACAGACACTGTGTTCTTATGGAATTAGTTCAAGGAGAACCTCT GTGCCGAATCAGTGAAGTCTCAGACGTAGAAGCACTCTACGACAGTCTGATGAATCTTATTGTCCAGTTGGGCAGCTATGGGGTGATCCACGGTGACTTCAATGAGTTCAACATCATGGTGACAGAGGATGGCAAGCCTGTCGTCATTGACTTTCCTCAGATGACCTCCACATGCCACACCAATGCGCGCAT GTTTTTTGAACGAGATGTGAACTGTATCCGAGACTTTTTCAAAAGAAGATTTGGATATGAAAGCTCTTTACATCCAACGTTTGATGACATATC gAGGGAGGATATTTTAGATGCTGAAGTTAATGCTAGCGGATTCACCCGACAAATGGAGAAAGATCTGTTGGCGGAAATTGGCTTGGGAGAGGATGATGATGATGGAGAAGTAGAGAATGAAGATGTATGTAATAGGGAAGTAGGAAAAGAAGATATACAATTTTTGAGGGAAGaagtagaaaaatgtttattggaTGATGAGAAACCGAAACCGGACGTGGTGGAACAAAGAGAATATCAACAGTCGCAACCTGAGGACCATGGGAATAGTTCTGTCGAGGAAGGCAGTGACACAGAGACTGAGATTCACAGTGTACGCAGTGTCTCTACGACTTCCACCATCCCCCCTCACGTAATACAGGACAGGGTGAAGAAAGCTCTTGTCAAGCGGCGGCAAGCTGAGGCCAGACGGAGGTGTGTGGCCAAGGGAGAGGCCAGTGCTGTTACGAGGAAGAGAAGGGAAAACCAACACACTATCAAAGACAGTTCAGGCATCTGGGGATGGGAGTGA
- the LOC124352668 gene encoding jerky protein homolog-like yields MDSRIFKQWFFEEFVPVVEAFLENKKLPRKALLILDNASSHPDADELVSDGIRALFLPPNVTALIQPLDQGVLETFKRNYKKRLLRNLLEKLEDGLGVTDALKLITMKDVVYWVSEAWDNVREDTIRRSWRKLFGIEKASRQETAAPENQPRACPPENEELVNLCNHLPVAEPISAEDISEWINGDEDQALTDDVIIQMLNQPEDDDNDEPDGATEKISHTEGLRTIEGALAYIEQQETATTNDLVWLRRWRNRAASLRSSNLSQKTITDFFGKKD; encoded by the exons atggactcgcggattttcaaacaatggttttttgaggaatTCGTTCCAGTCGTTGAAGCTTTCTTGGAGAACAAAAAACTCCCTCGCAAGGCCCTTCTTATTCTTGACAACGCTTCGTCCCATCCAGATGCTGATGAGCTAGTCAGCGATGGCATTAGAGCCTTATTTTTGCCTCCAAACGTTACTGCCCTCATCCAGCCTCTAGACCAGGGAGTTCTAGAAACTTTTAAGCGAAACTACAAAAAGAGGCTGCTTAGAAATCTACTGGAGAAGCTAGAGGACGGGCTGGGTGTCACTGATGCTCTCAAGTTAATCACAATGAAAGATGTTGTCTACTGGGTGTCAGAAGCTTGGGATAACGTTAGGGAGGACACTATAAGAAGGTCATGGCGCAAACTTTTCGGAATTGAAAAGGCAAGCCGCCAAGAGACAGCTGCTCCTGAAAACCAGCCAAGAGCATGTCCTCCTGAAAATGAAGAGCTTGTGAATCTTTGTAACCACCTTCCAGTGGCTGAGCCCATCAGTGCAGAGGACATCAGTGAATGGATCAATGGAGATGAGGATCAGGCCCTAACTGATGACGTGATTATCCAGATGCTCAACCAACCAGAAGATGATGACaa cgaTGAACCTGATGGGGCGACTGAGAAAATATCACATACAGAAGGTCTAAGAACGATCGAGGGAGCACTGGCATACATTGAACAACAAGAAACCGCAACAACAAACGATTTAGTTTGGCTGCGACGCTGGCGCAACAGGGCGGCTAGCCTAAGATCCTCTAATCTaagtcaaaaaacaataactgatttctttgggaaaaaagattag